TCCGCCCTCGCCGGCTGGATGTAACTTCTGATGGCAATGTATGGTACGGCGATTATGCCGACGGAATTATTGGCCGCTACAATCCCGAAGATGGTTCGTTTCAGGAATGGGATATGCCCGATGGTTCATCTTCACAGCCTTACGCGGTTCTGGCCGATGATAAAGACCGAATCTGGTTTTCAGCAAGCGGCCTGGAACCCAACAAATTAGTCGCGTTCGATACCCGTACAGAAGAGTTTGTCGCATCCCGTGAAATAGAGAGTGCAAGCGGCTCGATCCGCCACATGGATTATGACGAACGAACCCGTTCTCTTTGGTTTGGTACAGATACCGGACATATTGGTCGACTTGTTGTAAACTAATTTTTTTCTGGTGTAGTACCATTGCTAAAAGTAATTGGATGAGTTTTTTTTGAAAAATCGAGCATTGATGATTCAACATGTGATTCGTGGATAACTCATGCGATGACCTCGTTTTGGATAGCAACCACTTGAGATGATGCTGATATAAACGGCTGTGGAAATTTAATTCACGCGGCCCTCAAATTTCATATCTCTGCTAAATGAATCCTATTCTCAAACTCATACCAATCATTCTTGCGCCGTTCGTCATCGGTATGGTGTTGGCCGGAATGGAGGTGACTCCAAAGACCAATCCAATGTCAGAAATCAACCCCGATCACCTCGACGGGGCATTTACTGGTGGTTTTGGTGAACAGACCTGCCGGAGCTGCCACTTTGATTACGATTTAAATATGGAGGGAGGGAGCCTTTCAATCCAGGGACTGGACGAGCCGTACAAACCCGGTGGTGAGATTCCTATAACCGTTACAGTTCAGAGTGAACAGCTCGAGATCGGCGGATTTCAACTAACAGCCCGGTTTGAAGACGGCACGCAGGCGGGATCGTTTGCATGGAACGGCGATCGTCTGATGTTTACACCCGACATTGGCGGTAACGTTCAATACATTCAGCATTCAGAGGAAGGAACCAAACCCACCGATGAACGTGAAGTTAGCTGGTCATTCACCTGGACTGCCCCCGAGACCAGTGACCCAGTGGTCTTCAATGTGGCTGCAAACGCCGGAAACCACGATGACTCGTCGTTTGGCGACTGGATTTATATTGAGGAGATGAAAGTCGAAGGAATCTAATCTAATTATCCTGGTCAAATATCCGGATTATACGAGTTTCAACTCCCAAAGCTCCACATACTCACCTTCTCGGTTATCTCTTCGTTTCGTTTTCGAAGATGGACGGTCGGCTTTTCGTTTGATCAGTTTAACTTTGATATATCGACTGTTTTTGGAAAGCTCAGATTCAACGGGATGCTCTTGTTCAATTTCTGTAATACGGGCAACATTCGAAAAGAGGAAGACAATTCGCCCATCATCGTTGATATGATGCCGGGCTTCGTCAAAAAACCGTTCAAAAAGTATCGGTTTGTAATAGATTGCCGTATCCAGCCCGCCTGTTTCTTTTTGGCCGGGCAGCCAGGGCGGATTAAATACGATCAGGTCCGTTTTCTGGCGGATACGCTGAAACAGATCCGACTGCCAGGCCTTCAGACGGTCTTCCACGCCAACACGTTTCGCATCGTCCCTGACCGATGTGATGGCATTCTGGTTGATATCGGTGGCGTAAACTGTTTCAAACCCACGATCCAGGAGTTTAAAAGCCAGTACTCCGCATCCCGTGCCTATATCGAGGGCTGTAGATTTTGACCCGGCATATTTTTTAAGCCAGTAATCAAACAGGTAGAGATGGTCGAACCGCGTAGGAAAATAGGTGCCGTAATACGGATAAAGCTTGTTTTCTAAGACGGGATACTTTATGCCTTTCTGATACCATTGCCAGGAACTGTTGAGGCCCTGTACTTGTGGGAATGGAAGCAAAAAATCATCGATATCGGGATAAAGTTTTTTAAGCCAGCCGATGCCCGGGGCCTTTTCCAGGTCTATTTTGTTCTGCCTGATGGGAACAAGAAGCCGGTTTGATGCGAGATGATATTGACTCCTTTTTTCGCGGTATGCAAGAAAATCTTTTTTATCAGCTCCGCCAAACACCTGCTTTTTTAACTCTGAGAGAAATTTCAGTCCGGACGAAAATTTATCCCCAATCAGAACATAATTACCCTGCAGCAGTTTTTCTGCAACTGCGTCTGGGGATGTACTTCCGGTTACAGTAAACGGTTCTTCCCCCGGTTTAACGGGTTCGGGACGATCCGGGTTTGGGTCTTCTGAATGATCAATCATCTCGGCTGTGTATTCGTGGATTTTTTATTTTCTGTAAGAAAAATCCTGAGTTCGGTTTCACTGAGTAAATAAGTGACTGATACTGTCCAAAGATTTTTTGCGATTTAATAGTCACAGAAACTGTACAAAATTGGTGATTACCTGAAGATCGCTTTCGATAAATCCTTATTCTTAAATAAGGCTACCCAAAAAGTTTCAAAATTAAACTCACCTCAAATATCAATTGATAAACCTACCAGGCCGAAGTTTATCCAGGAGAAATTGTAGACTTCATCAACATCCGCGCCGCCTTCAAGAAAACGGTATCCGGCAGTTAGTTTCAAGTTTTCCATCATCCGAATATTTGCTGTTATGGCCGTATCAAATGCCCGTCCCTGCCCCATTGGAGAGGCAAGGCCTTCCGCATCAACGGCTAATGAAAAGCGTTCGCCAAACCGGCGCTCAGCGTAGAGGTGCAGCAACGGCACAAATCCAAGATCGGTATTTGAGGCGGAGTGTTCCGGCTGCGTAAGCCGCACTTCAGCATCCCGTATTAATCCTGCCACACCGGCGCCAAGGTTCCAGCTCTCGTTATCCAGAAAAGTAAACCGGTACGTCAGCCGATAGGTATTGAAACGATAGAGCCCGTCGGTCGGGGTATCGGGTTCAAACGTAGTATCCTCAAAAAAGACCGGTTCATCAAACATCGCTGTACCGATTTTTTGGAGCGGCGCATAGAGCACACGAAATGTGTGGCGATCGGCAATTGTTGCGCTAACGCTCATGCGGATGTATCTGGCTGGATTGGTGCTGATCAACCCGATCATATCAAACGTTGTTCCGCCATCATTTGGAATTCGGATATCATTCCGGTCAAACCAAAAAAGTCCCGCTTCAATATTTACGGTAAAATCAGCTTCAATTTCATCATCCCCGTTATCCTGTCCATAAACTGCACCGTTAAATCCTGCAAGTAACAGTATGGAGAGTGCCAGTAAAAAGATACAAATCAACCCATTTCTTGATGTGTTCATACGACTAAATAAAATCTTTTGATGTTACAACTGTCTGTTTTAAACTCCATAAATCTGGTTTTGATATATTTGGCATTCTGTTCTCTTACCACAGGTTACAAAATCAATACAAATGATCATGAAAATATTCCATTCTGTACTAATTTTTACACTTCCTTTTTTTCTGATGATAGGTTCGCCGGTCAATGCGGAACTCACCGATTGCAGCGATGAATCTCCGGCACTGAATCCTGCACCGCTTGAAGAGGAGTGGGCCATTGAGTGGTGGATGCCGCGCCATGAAGCGAAACTTGCTGAAGATGGACGCGAATCTGCACAACTTCTCTTGATCGGCGATTCCATCACACACGGATGGGAAACCACCGGCAGTGATGCGTGGGATGCCCATCTTTCGGACTATTCCGTCTATAATATCGGCTACAGCGGCGACCGGACGGAGAATGTTTTATGGAGATTTCAGCATGGGGAGATTGACGGCATCAATCCTGACCTTGCCGTTCTGATGATCGGAACAAACAATACCGGCCACCGGCAGGACCCGCCTGAATGCACTGCAAAAGGAATTGAAATGATTCTTGATGAACTGAGCGAACACCTTCCCGAAACCGACATCTTACTTCTCGCCATTTTTCCGCGGAGTGAATCGGCGAACGACCCGCTTCGGCTGCTCAATGAAGAGATCAACCAAAAAATTGAGCCGTTTGGCGAACGGGAACAGGTAACATTTGTAAACCTGAACAGCCATTTTCTCGATGATGATGAAAATCTGCCCGAAGATATCATGCCCGACATGCTTCACCCAAATGAAAAGGGCTACAATATCTGGGCAAAGGAATTGAAATCCTATTTTAGTACGATGCTGGAATAAAGCCATTAATCCTATTGGGATATTTCAGAAAAATCAGCTATTTACCAAAAAGAAGCAGAGCAAAATCGAACAACTTTAAGCCAGTCCATCTACCATTATGAAAAAAGATAAAGTAAACCAGGTTATCAAAGGAATCACCCGAAGAGATTTTTTAGGAAAAACAGCTGCAGCTGCGGCCGGAATTTCCATTCTGCCGAGTTATGTGGTTAGCGGCCTTGGCCACAAAATGCCGAGCGATAAACTGAATATCGCCTGTGTGGGCGTAGGGGGGCGCGGTTTTGGTGTCATTCGCCAGGTAGAGGAGACAGAGAATATTGTAGCTTTATGTGATGTGGACTGGCGTTATTCACAGGAAGCATTTGATCATTACCCTGATGCTCAGAAATTCTGGGACTGGCGGAAAATGTTCGATGAGATGGGCGATGATATCGACGCCGTGGTTGTGGCAACATCCGATCACACCCACGCCACGATTGCCGCACACGCCATGACAATGGGCAAGCATGTGTACGTTGAAAAACCACTCACGCATACAGTGTACGAATCACGGTTGCTCACAAAACTGGCTGAAGAGTATAAGGTTGCTACGCAAATGGGCGACCAGGGAGCGTCCGGCGAAGGGATCAATTTAATAACCGAGTGGGTTCAAAGCGGTTTGATCGGAGATGTGACGAAGATTGAGTCGTTTACCAATCGACCCATCTGGCTACAGGGCCAAAATCCACCCGAAGGGGAGCAGGCTGTTCCGGATACGTTAGACTGGGATCTGTTTGTAGGACCCGCGCAAATGCGTCCGTATAACGAGATTTATACACCCTGGAACTTTAGGGGCTGGTGGGATTTTGGAACCGGCGCACTGGGTGATATGGCGTGCCACATTTTGCACGCTCCGTTTAAAGCGCTTGAGCTCGGTTACCCAACCAAGGTTCAGGGCAGTTCTACGCTGCTTTTGAAGGATTCAGCACCGACAGCCCAAAAAGTTCGTCTTACCTATCCGGAACGCGAAAGTAGTTTTGGACATCTTCCGGAAGTGGATATTTATTGGTATGACGGCGGCATCAAGCCGATGAAGCCTGAAGGATGGCCCGAAGGTCGAAATATGAATCATCGTGGCGGTGGAGTTCTGTTCCACGGAACCAAGGATACACTTGTTCATGGCTGTTACGGATCAGACCCGTGGCTGCTATCAGGCAATGAACCCAGTGTTCAAAAGACGGAAAGAAGAGTCCAGGTTGGTGAAACAGAAGGTGAGTCTGCCCACGTAAAAGACTGGGCAAGAGCCTGCAAGGAGAGCCCGGAAAGCCGAACGGAATGCAAATCGTCATTTGGTCAATCCGGCCCGTTTAATGAAATGGTTGTAATGGGCGTACTTGCCGTGCGGCTCCAGAACTTGAATAAAGAGCTGGAGTGGGATGGCGAGAAGATGGAGTTCACAAATATTTCCGATACAGAAGAGCTTAGTATTGTGTTGAAAGATGAATTTCGAATGGAAGATGGAAACCCGTCCTTTTCGCAACAGCGCACTGACCCAATTAACGCGGCTGAATTTGCCAACAGTCTGATTAAAACAGAGTACCGTGAGGGCTGGACGCTACCGGACATGCCTGCGTAATTTCGCCGTAAAATAATCTGGTCTGACAATGGGTTGAGTGTAACAGTAAAATCCGCATATTGTGTAATATTTTTGGATTCAATGAGTTTCTGTCAGATAGTCACTATCCTAACATTGTGAAAAACACTTCATCCACATACCGCATTCTCACAAAAAGCACGGCTATCCTGCTTTTGATGGCCTTCCTGATTCCGGGGGGGCTTCATGCCAAGCAGCTGGTGGATTTCTGTAAGACTGAGCTTGGCAGCCACAACGCGACGGAAATGCCCCATCATTCGGATGAAATGGCCGCCGATCACAGCTGCTGTGAATCAGAAACTGAAGAGAAAGAGAAACAAACGGACAGCCATACTCATCACGATTGCGACTGGGGCTTTATCTGCGCCTGCAGTATCGGGCAGAGTCAACTTGGTGATGAAGAGTGGATCCCAACCACAAAAAATTTAGAAATTGCCCTAACCCAACAGGGTGATGTCCCACCATTTTTTACATCCGGCGATCACATTCTGGCCGATCAGCAAATCCGCATCGGCCAATACGACCCACCCCTTTGGCTCCTCTACGACACCTTTTTGATGTAGCCTTTCTTTTTTATTGGGAAGGATATACCTCTCCTCCCCGGAGGAGACAGAGCATAAAGCGTCCAGCGTATGCTCAGAGGTGGGTTGACGGAGCCCTGAGTTAGCGAAAGATCATTTCGTGACTCTAAGCCCCCACAAACCCACCCCCTCGCTAAACTCATCCGGCTTTGCCGTTTCGTTTACGCATTTCCCCTCCAAGGAGGGGAGGTTTTCTACCCTTCCCCACCAAACACCACAAAACCCAATAACCAACACAAAACCACTTTAAAGAGTCCTCCCTCTCTACGCGTAGAGAGGGAGACAGAGGGTGAGTCAAAAATGACAAACAAACTCATACGCTTTTTTCTCGAAAATAAACTCATCGCACTGCTGCTGTTTTTAGCACTTGCAGGCTGGGGAATTGCCACGGCTCCGTTCGACTGGGATATCGACTTCATTCCGCGTGATCCCGTTCCGGTGGATGCCATCCCCGATATCGGCGACAATCAGCAGATCGTATTTACCGAATGGGGAGGGCGATCCCCGCAGGATATTGAGGATCAGATTACCTATCCGCTGACCACCGAACTGCTTGGATTGCCGGGCGTCCGCACTGTTCGAAGTAACTCTATGTTTGGCTTCTCATCCATCAACATCATTTTTGAAGATGATATTGAGTTCTACTGGAGTCGGTCGCGTATTCTTGAAAAACTGAATGCGCTACCCGGTGGTACGCTGCCTGAAGGTGTGCAGCCCGCACTGGGCCCCGACGCCACAGCGTTGGGGCAGATTTTCTGGTACACGCTTGAGGGATATGACTCTGATGGTAACCCAACCGGCGGATGGGATCCGCAGGAGCTTCGTTCGATCCAGGATTTCCAGGTGCGCTATGCACTCTCGGCCGTGGATGGCGTGGCTGAGGTGGCCAGCATCGGTGGGTTTGTAAAAGAGTACCAGGTGGATATCGATCCGGTGGCGATGCGGGAGTTTGGCGTAAATGTGAACCAGATTGCCGATGCCGTTCGAAAGTCGAATCTGGATGTGGGGGCCCGTACGATTGAAATGAATCGTGCTGAGTATGTGGTTCGCGGACTCGGGTATATGGAATCACTTGAAGACCTGGAAGAAAGCGTGGTTGCCATGATGGAGAACACGCCGGTCCGTATTAAAGATGTGGCGCATGTTGCGATGGGTCCCGCACAACGCCGTGGTGCTCTCGACAAAGCGGGCGCCGAAGCGGTGGGCGGAGTGATTGTTGCCCGTCATGGTGAAAATCCGCTTGAGGTGATCAACAATGTAAAAGAGGAAATTGAAAATATTGCGACAGGGCTGCCTACCAAAGAGCTGGCTGACGGTTCCACCTCGCAGGTTAAAATCGTGCCGTTTTACGATCGTACCGGTTTGATCTATGAAACGCTCGGCACGCTGGAGGAGGCTCTTTCACTTCAAATTCTGATCACCATCATCGTCATTATCATTATGGTGATGCATCTTCGCACCTCGTTTGTTATATCGGCACTGCTCCCACTCGCTGTGCTGATGAGCTTCATCCTGATGAAATATGTCGGTGTGGATGCAAACGTGGTGGCCCTGGCCGGGATCGCCATCTCGATAGGTACGGTGGTGGATATGGGGATTATCCTCACCGAGAATATGCTCAAACATATCGAGGAGAAAAATCCGGGTGAGGATCTGCTCGAAACGATCTACCGTGCCACCGCCGAGGTGAGTCCTGCCGTGATTACCGCGCTCATGACCACCATCGTCAGCTTTCTGCCCGTATTTATGCTGGAAGCGCAGGAAGGACGGATGTTCGGCCCGCTGGCGTGGACCAAGACCTTTATTCTGATCGCTGCCCTTGTGATCGTCATCACCCTGATTCCTGCATTTTCTCACTGGCTCTTTTCGCAGAAAATCAGCAAACGTCGGTGGAAAATTTTCTGGAACGGTGTGATGATCGTCGCCGGACTGATTATCGCCATAACCCTCTACGGCTGGGGCGGTTTGATTCTGATTGCGCTCGGCATCAACAACCTGGTGTCGGTCTATCGTGAGGAGTATCAGGCCTGGTCACCGTGGGTGAATAACATCATTATTCTGCTGGGTGTTGCCTGGCTGCTGGCGGGACAGTGGCTCCCGCTCGGCCCGGAAAACCCGGTTACGTTCAGCCTGATTTTTATACTGTTGCTGGTTGGCCTGATATTCGGCCTCTTCTGGCTATTCATGAAATATTACGAGCAAATTCTCGACTGGTCGCTCCGAAATAAAGCAGCGTTTCTTGCTCTACCGATTCTTATTCTGCTCTTTGGGCTAATGAGCTGGCGCGGGTTTGATGCCACATTTAGTTATGTGTCTAATGGATTTAATGCAGTCGGTTTCGAGATTGAGGAGACATCATTTTGGTCTGCCGCTGATGAACGGTTTCCCGGACTGGGTCAGGAGTTCATGCCCACGCTGGACGAAGGCTCCTTCCTGCTGATGCCCACCGCCATGCCCCACGCCGGGATGGAGGAGTCCCTGCAGATGATGCGTGAGATGGATATGCGTATTGCATCCATTCCGGAAGTGGAAACCGTGGTTGGAAAAATCGGCCGTGTAGAATCGGCACTTGATCCGGCTCCGATCTCGATGTTTGAGACTGTGATCCAGTATAAGAGCGAATATAAAACGAATGAGCGCGGCCAGCGGGTTCGGTTCAAAACAGAAAACGGGGAGTTCGTTCGGGATGATAGTGGCGATCTGATACCCGATCGAAGTGGCCGGTATTACCGTCAGTGGCGCGATCACATTCAGAATCAGGATGATATCTGGACAGAAATTCTGCACGCCTCTGATGTGCCGGGAGTTACCTCTGCCCCGAAACTGCAGCCGATTGAAACGCGGTTGATTATGCTTCAGACCGGAATGCGTGCCAACATGGGTGTTCGAATCAGCGGGCCCAACCTTGATGTAATCGATGAATTTGCCACTGCGCTCGAGCCGGTGATCCGGGAAGTGGATGGGGTTCGTCCCGCCTCTGTTTTTGCCGACCGCGTCGTCGGGAAGCCCTACATCGAAATCGATATTGATCGCCGAGAAATTGGCCGGCATGGACTCACCATTCAGGATGTGCAGCAGGTGATCAGCACGGCTATCGGCGGACAAATGCTCGGCATGACTGTCGAAGGCCGCGAGCGATATCCGCTGCGGGTTCGCTATGCGCGGGAGTACAGAAACTCCCCTGAGATGATGGAGCGCGTACTCGTGCCGGCGCCGGACGGCAGCCAGATTCCGCTTGGACAGCTTGCCGAGATCCGTTTCGAAACAGGCCCGATGAACATCCGGAGCGAAAATACATTTCTGAGCGCCTACGTCACGTTCGACGGACAGCCCGGCCATTCGCCGGTCGACCTGGTGAATCAGGTACGTGAGTATCTGGATCATAACATCAGTGAAGGAT
The window above is part of the Rhodohalobacter sp. SW132 genome. Proteins encoded here:
- a CDS encoding choice-of-anchor V domain-containing protein, which gives rise to MNPILKLIPIILAPFVIGMVLAGMEVTPKTNPMSEINPDHLDGAFTGGFGEQTCRSCHFDYDLNMEGGSLSIQGLDEPYKPGGEIPITVTVQSEQLEIGGFQLTARFEDGTQAGSFAWNGDRLMFTPDIGGNVQYIQHSEEGTKPTDEREVSWSFTWTAPETSDPVVFNVAANAGNHDDSSFGDWIYIEEMKVEGI
- a CDS encoding methyltransferase, with protein sequence MIDHSEDPNPDRPEPVKPGEEPFTVTGSTSPDAVAEKLLQGNYVLIGDKFSSGLKFLSELKKQVFGGADKKDFLAYREKRSQYHLASNRLLVPIRQNKIDLEKAPGIGWLKKLYPDIDDFLLPFPQVQGLNSSWQWYQKGIKYPVLENKLYPYYGTYFPTRFDHLYLFDYWLKKYAGSKSTALDIGTGCGVLAFKLLDRGFETVYATDINQNAITSVRDDAKRVGVEDRLKAWQSDLFQRIRQKTDLIVFNPPWLPGQKETGGLDTAIYYKPILFERFFDEARHHINDDGRIVFLFSNVARITEIEQEHPVESELSKNSRYIKVKLIKRKADRPSSKTKRRDNREGEYVELWELKLV
- a CDS encoding GDSL-type esterase/lipase family protein produces the protein MKIFHSVLIFTLPFFLMIGSPVNAELTDCSDESPALNPAPLEEEWAIEWWMPRHEAKLAEDGRESAQLLLIGDSITHGWETTGSDAWDAHLSDYSVYNIGYSGDRTENVLWRFQHGEIDGINPDLAVLMIGTNNTGHRQDPPECTAKGIEMILDELSEHLPETDILLLAIFPRSESANDPLRLLNEEINQKIEPFGEREQVTFVNLNSHFLDDDENLPEDIMPDMLHPNEKGYNIWAKELKSYFSTMLE
- a CDS encoding Gfo/Idh/MocA family protein, encoding MKKDKVNQVIKGITRRDFLGKTAAAAAGISILPSYVVSGLGHKMPSDKLNIACVGVGGRGFGVIRQVEETENIVALCDVDWRYSQEAFDHYPDAQKFWDWRKMFDEMGDDIDAVVVATSDHTHATIAAHAMTMGKHVYVEKPLTHTVYESRLLTKLAEEYKVATQMGDQGASGEGINLITEWVQSGLIGDVTKIESFTNRPIWLQGQNPPEGEQAVPDTLDWDLFVGPAQMRPYNEIYTPWNFRGWWDFGTGALGDMACHILHAPFKALELGYPTKVQGSSTLLLKDSAPTAQKVRLTYPERESSFGHLPEVDIYWYDGGIKPMKPEGWPEGRNMNHRGGGVLFHGTKDTLVHGCYGSDPWLLSGNEPSVQKTERRVQVGETEGESAHVKDWARACKESPESRTECKSSFGQSGPFNEMVVMGVLAVRLQNLNKELEWDGEKMEFTNISDTEELSIVLKDEFRMEDGNPSFSQQRTDPINAAEFANSLIKTEYREGWTLPDMPA
- a CDS encoding efflux RND transporter permease subunit, whose product is MTNKLIRFFLENKLIALLLFLALAGWGIATAPFDWDIDFIPRDPVPVDAIPDIGDNQQIVFTEWGGRSPQDIEDQITYPLTTELLGLPGVRTVRSNSMFGFSSINIIFEDDIEFYWSRSRILEKLNALPGGTLPEGVQPALGPDATALGQIFWYTLEGYDSDGNPTGGWDPQELRSIQDFQVRYALSAVDGVAEVASIGGFVKEYQVDIDPVAMREFGVNVNQIADAVRKSNLDVGARTIEMNRAEYVVRGLGYMESLEDLEESVVAMMENTPVRIKDVAHVAMGPAQRRGALDKAGAEAVGGVIVARHGENPLEVINNVKEEIENIATGLPTKELADGSTSQVKIVPFYDRTGLIYETLGTLEEALSLQILITIIVIIIMVMHLRTSFVISALLPLAVLMSFILMKYVGVDANVVALAGIAISIGTVVDMGIILTENMLKHIEEKNPGEDLLETIYRATAEVSPAVITALMTTIVSFLPVFMLEAQEGRMFGPLAWTKTFILIAALVIVITLIPAFSHWLFSQKISKRRWKIFWNGVMIVAGLIIAITLYGWGGLILIALGINNLVSVYREEYQAWSPWVNNIIILLGVAWLLAGQWLPLGPENPVTFSLIFILLLVGLIFGLFWLFMKYYEQILDWSLRNKAAFLALPILILLFGLMSWRGFDATFSYVSNGFNAVGFEIEETSFWSAADERFPGLGQEFMPTLDEGSFLLMPTAMPHAGMEESLQMMREMDMRIASIPEVETVVGKIGRVESALDPAPISMFETVIQYKSEYKTNERGQRVRFKTENGEFVRDDSGDLIPDRSGRYYRQWRDHIQNQDDIWTEILHASDVPGVTSAPKLQPIETRLIMLQTGMRANMGVRISGPNLDVIDEFATALEPVIREVDGVRPASVFADRVVGKPYIEIDIDRREIGRHGLTIQDVQQVISTAIGGQMLGMTVEGRERYPLRVRYAREYRNSPEMMERVLVPAPDGSQIPLGQLAEIRFETGPMNIRSENTFLSAYVTFDGQPGHSPVDLVNQVREYLDHNISEGSLNVPDGISYTFEGEFKNQQRATERLSVVLPITLLIIFLIIYFQFRSAPTTMIVFSGIILVWAGGFILLWLYGQNWFFNFSILGVEIRDFFQMGVINMSVAVWVGFLALFGIAVDNGVVMATYLDQLFERKKPQGREGIYATAIEAGMRRVRPCLMTTGTTLLALLPILTSPGKGSEIMIPMAIPIFGGMLIQVLSLLLVPLLYAMWKEFEMRNVNELEEKI